A window of the Coprobacter fastidiosus genome harbors these coding sequences:
- a CDS encoding YraN family protein — protein sequence MAKHNQTGKTGEELAAEYLIARGYIIRDINWKNGKLELDIVAYKDRTLIVVEVKTRSSDLFGHPEDAVNTRKIRHIIDATDAYIQKYDLPFEVRFDIISIVKKENEYEIEHIPDAFYPPLL from the coding sequence ATGGCAAAACATAACCAAACAGGAAAGACAGGAGAAGAACTAGCCGCAGAATATCTCATTGCCAGAGGTTATATAATCCGGGATATTAATTGGAAAAACGGAAAACTCGAACTGGATATTGTCGCATATAAGGATCGGACACTGATCGTTGTTGAAGTAAAAACTCGAAGTTCCGATTTATTCGGGCATCCGGAAGATGCGGTAAACACCCGAAAGATACGACATATCATAGACGCGACGGACGCATATATACAAAAATACGATCTCCCGTTCGAAGTCCGGTTCGATATTATTTCTATCGTTAAAAAAGAAAACGAATATGAAATCGAACATATTCCGGATGCTTTTTATCCTCCGTTACTATAA